From Cetobacterium somerae ATCC BAA-474, the proteins below share one genomic window:
- a CDS encoding HU family DNA-binding protein, with amino-acid sequence MTKQEFIALYQEKMEITGKKEAERLVNGFFSTIEEVLVKGDDLSVLGFGKFETTTQSARTCRNPQTGEEIKVPEKKVVKFRVGKSLAEKVAK; translated from the coding sequence ATGACTAAACAAGAGTTTATAGCTTTATATCAAGAGAAAATGGAAATAACAGGAAAGAAGGAAGCTGAGAGATTAGTAAATGGATTCTTTTCAACTATAGAAGAGGTTTTAGTAAAAGGTGACGATTTATCGGTATTAGGATTTGGAAAATTTGAAACTACAACTCAATCAGCAAGAACTTGTAGAAATCCACAAACAGGAGAAGAAATAAAAGTACCAGAGAAGAAAGTAGTTAAATTTAGAGTTGGGAAAAGTTTAGCTGAAAAAGTAGCAAAATAA